A region of Streptomyces sp. NBC_01788 DNA encodes the following proteins:
- a CDS encoding GlsB/YeaQ/YmgE family stress response membrane protein has translation MGIISWIILGLLAGAIAKLLLPGRDPGGFIVTTLIGVAGAFLGGWISARWLHHPISRQLYDGATWAAAIGGSLVLLIGYRIFFGNSRD, from the coding sequence ATGGGCATCATCAGCTGGATCATCCTGGGGCTCCTGGCCGGCGCCATCGCGAAGCTCCTGCTGCCGGGGCGCGACCCGGGCGGCTTCATCGTCACGACCCTCATCGGCGTCGCCGGGGCGTTCCTTGGCGGCTGGATCTCCGCCCGCTGGCTGCACCACCCGATCAGCCGGCAACTCTACGACGGCGCCACCTGGGCCGCCGCGATCGGCGGCTCGCTCGTGCTGCTGATCGGCTACCGCATCTTCTTCGGCAACTCGCGCGACTGA
- a CDS encoding YajQ family cyclic di-GMP-binding protein, producing the protein MADSSFDIVSKVERQEVDNALNQTAKEISQRYDFKGVGASISWSGEKILLEANSEDRVKAVLDVFQSKLIKRGISLKALDAGEPQLSGKEYKLFASIQEGISQDNAKKVAKLIRDEGPKGVKAQVQGEELRVSSKSRDDLQTVIALLKGQDFDFALQFVNYR; encoded by the coding sequence ATGGCCGACTCCAGTTTCGACATCGTCTCGAAGGTCGAGCGGCAGGAGGTCGACAACGCCCTCAACCAGACCGCCAAGGAGATCTCCCAGCGCTACGACTTCAAGGGCGTGGGCGCCTCGATCTCGTGGTCCGGTGAGAAGATCCTTCTGGAGGCCAACTCCGAGGACCGGGTGAAGGCAGTCCTCGACGTCTTCCAGTCCAAGCTGATCAAGCGCGGCATCTCCCTGAAGGCCCTGGACGCGGGCGAGCCGCAGCTGTCCGGCAAGGAGTACAAGCTCTTCGCGTCGATCCAGGAGGGCATCTCCCAGGACAACGCGAAGAAGGTCGCGAAGCTCATCCGTGACGAGGGTCCCAAGGGCGTGAAGGCCCAGGTCCAGGGTGAGGAGCTGCGCGTCAGCTCCAAGAGCCGCGACGACCTCCAGACCGTGATCGCGCTGTTGAAGGGCCAGGACTTCGACTTCGCCCTCCAGTTCGTGAACTACCGGTAG
- a CDS encoding transposase: protein MGGLREVAAPFVVPGPSGVAIRSSLKGLTGQDEKVLRLAGSLLGSLASRDLGVRCAAGLGHDSEQWARRKRALTGESSSRWAGSITKATHDQWALARRGQLAHIQGLRAGVETITYRLAQPVGAKGAKGAPGGYRSEREWFAKSRRLHVLEDRLEQARTDWEAGRVRVVRGGRKLLRARHHLKAAGLSEAQWRSRWEAERWFLQADGESGKRYGNETIRITPGGEVSIRLPAPLAGLANAPHGRYVLACRVAFRHRGGQWADRVAVNRAVAYRIHYDVDRGRWYVTASWQNPQVRTVPLETARAGGLVGVDMNADHLAAWRLDAHGNPVGTPRRFDYQLDGTAQHRDAQLRHALIRLLHWTARHGLALAIEDLDFAAEKTRENHGRRKRFRKLISGMPTARLRARLVSMAAELGVPVVAVDPAYTSRWGAQHWQKSLTTKNRKPTRHDAAAVAIGRRALGCPIRRRTAPPPPHRSDAVGHRTVQARPGNPGREGPRPRIPGPRTRSVPPGRGAKAGDQCVHNRSGHTAEHEPWTQDSLPLSP, encoded by the coding sequence GTGGGCGGGTTGCGCGAGGTGGCAGCGCCATTCGTGGTGCCCGGTCCGTCCGGGGTGGCGATCCGCTCCAGTCTCAAGGGCCTCACCGGGCAGGACGAGAAGGTGCTGCGCCTGGCCGGAAGTCTGCTCGGCTCGCTGGCCTCCCGTGATCTGGGGGTGCGCTGTGCGGCGGGGCTGGGCCATGACAGTGAGCAGTGGGCGCGGCGCAAGCGGGCGCTGACCGGCGAGTCGTCGTCGCGGTGGGCGGGCAGTATCACCAAGGCCACGCATGATCAGTGGGCACTGGCCCGGCGCGGGCAGCTCGCCCACATCCAGGGTCTGCGGGCGGGCGTCGAGACGATCACGTACCGGCTCGCACAGCCCGTCGGGGCCAAGGGCGCCAAGGGGGCGCCGGGCGGTTACCGCTCCGAGCGGGAGTGGTTTGCCAAGTCCCGGCGGCTGCACGTGCTTGAGGACCGGCTGGAGCAGGCACGGACTGACTGGGAGGCCGGGCGGGTGCGGGTGGTGCGCGGCGGCAGGAAGCTGCTCCGGGCCCGGCACCACCTGAAGGCCGCCGGGCTTTCGGAGGCGCAGTGGCGGTCGCGGTGGGAGGCCGAGAGGTGGTTCCTGCAGGCCGACGGCGAGTCCGGCAAGCGGTACGGCAACGAGACGATCCGCATCACTCCCGGCGGTGAGGTGAGCATCCGGCTTCCGGCGCCACTGGCCGGCCTGGCCAACGCGCCCCACGGCCGGTACGTACTCGCCTGCCGGGTCGCATTCCGGCACCGGGGCGGGCAGTGGGCCGACCGTGTCGCCGTGAACCGAGCGGTGGCCTACCGCATCCACTACGACGTAGACCGGGGCCGCTGGTATGTGACCGCCTCCTGGCAGAACCCGCAAGTGCGGACCGTGCCGTTGGAGACTGCTCGTGCGGGTGGACTGGTCGGGGTGGACATGAACGCCGACCACCTGGCCGCCTGGCGCCTGGACGCACACGGCAACCCCGTCGGCACGCCCCGCAGATTCGACTACCAGCTGGACGGCACCGCACAGCACCGCGACGCACAACTGCGCCACGCCCTGATCCGCCTGCTGCACTGGACGGCGCGGCACGGCCTGGCCCTCGCGATCGAGGACCTCGACTTCGCCGCCGAGAAGACCCGGGAGAATCACGGCCGCCGCAAACGATTCCGCAAACTGATCTCCGGGATGCCCACCGCCCGCCTGCGGGCACGGCTGGTGTCGATGGCCGCCGAGCTCGGCGTCCCCGTCGTCGCGGTCGACCCGGCCTACACCAGCCGCTGGGGCGCCCAGCACTGGCAGAAATCCCTCACCACCAAGAACAGGAAGCCCACGCGGCACGACGCTGCCGCCGTGGCGATCGGAAGGCGCGCCCTGGGATGCCCGATCCGGCGTCGGACGGCACCGCCCCCACCGCACCGGAGTGATGCGGTGGGGCATCGGACCGTCCAGGCCCGACCGGGCAACCCGGGACGTGAGGGACCCCGCCCCCGCATTCCCGGACCACGGACACGATCCGTGCCGCCCGGACGCGGAGCGAAAGCGGGCGACCAGTGTGTCCACAACCGTTCGGGACACACGGCTGAGCACGAGCCCTGGACCCAGGACTCACTCCCGCTCAGTCCATAG
- a CDS encoding DUF1990 family protein has translation MPHSRTRRGPSAGALTYGPAGATRPADEPWPSGNTGLRRYARTVVIGRGEADWQAAADAVLRWGVKRRSGFTVSGRDGAGERVVEGADYQVTAAFGPCVVREPVRVVAVVDTPDRCGFAYGTLPGHPVSGEEAFIVHRSPDGTVALTIRSLTGAAPHGWWRPVFPVLLVAQRVFRRRYLHALLSGRAADVE, from the coding sequence ATGCCCCACAGCCGTACGAGACGCGGCCCGTCAGCCGGCGCACTCACCTACGGCCCGGCCGGGGCGACCCGACCCGCCGACGAGCCGTGGCCGTCGGGGAACACAGGTCTGCGCCGCTATGCCCGTACCGTCGTCATCGGTCGCGGGGAGGCGGACTGGCAAGCAGCGGCGGACGCGGTGCTGCGCTGGGGCGTCAAGCGGCGCAGCGGCTTCACAGTCAGTGGCCGCGACGGTGCGGGGGAGCGGGTCGTCGAGGGGGCGGATTACCAGGTCACCGCGGCATTCGGTCCGTGCGTGGTACGGGAGCCGGTCCGGGTCGTCGCCGTCGTCGACACCCCGGACCGCTGCGGCTTCGCCTACGGCACCCTGCCCGGTCATCCCGTCAGCGGTGAGGAGGCCTTCATCGTCCACCGGTCCCCCGACGGCACGGTCGCGCTGACGATCCGCTCCCTGACCGGTGCCGCCCCACACGGGTGGTGGCGCCCGGTGTTCCCGGTGCTGCTGGTCGCGCAGCGGGTCTTCCGGCGACGTTATCTGCACGCCCTGCTGTCCGGTCGGGCAGCGGACGTGGAGTGA
- a CDS encoding SDR family oxidoreductase produces MRIVIAGGHGQIALRLERLLAARGDEVAGIIRSAEQSEDLRKAGAEPVVLDLESASVDEVARLLRGADAAVFAAGAGPGSGVARKETVDKGAAVLFADAAVRAGVRRHLVVSSMRADAAHKGGEVFDVYLRAKGEADDHVRRQEALDWTILRPGSLTNDAGTGQVRLEAHTGRGMIPRDDVAAVLAELVETPATAGLTLELVSGSAPVSVAVKSVAGN; encoded by the coding sequence ATGCGCATTGTCATCGCTGGTGGTCATGGTCAGATCGCGCTGCGGCTGGAGCGGCTGCTCGCCGCGCGCGGGGACGAGGTGGCGGGCATCATCCGCAGTGCCGAGCAGAGCGAGGACCTGCGGAAGGCCGGCGCCGAACCGGTCGTGCTGGACCTGGAGTCGGCGTCGGTCGACGAGGTCGCGCGGCTGCTGCGGGGTGCCGACGCGGCGGTGTTCGCGGCGGGCGCGGGTCCGGGCAGCGGCGTGGCGCGCAAGGAGACGGTGGACAAGGGCGCCGCGGTCCTGTTCGCGGACGCGGCGGTACGCGCGGGCGTGCGTCGGCACCTGGTGGTGTCCTCGATGCGCGCGGACGCGGCGCACAAGGGCGGCGAGGTCTTCGACGTCTACCTGCGCGCCAAGGGCGAGGCGGACGACCACGTCCGCCGCCAGGAGGCCCTGGACTGGACGATCCTGCGCCCCGGCTCGCTGACGAACGACGCCGGCACCGGCCAGGTGCGTCTGGAGGCCCACACGGGCCGCGGCATGATCCCGCGCGACGACGTGGCCGCCGTACTGGCCGAACTGGTGGAGACCCCGGCGACGGCCGGACTGACCCTGGAACTCGTCAGCGGCTCGGCACCGGTGTCGGTGGCGGTGAAGTCGGTGGCGGGCAACTGA
- a CDS encoding amidohydrolase family protein, whose translation MPPGQPPPPSSSPGPSGRTDPDGLLLCGARLTDGRTVDVRLAGERIEAVGTAGSLGAGGTRGDTPRVDLGGYLLLPAPAEPHAHADTALTADSGGPVSYEPDDVQRRTTEAALLQLGHGATTVRAHVRVGDVQGLGVLTAALRARRSLRGLTELTTVAVPRVLTGAAGADGLAILRDAVKMGACVVGGCPDVDPDPTGYVEAVLEVASEHGCPVDLHTDGADPARLARIAAMAGGLRPGVTLGPCGGLAGLPAGAAGRAADQLAAAGVRVVCLPQGYCGGVEGHGTAPVRLLRAAGVRVAAGSGALRDVSNPVGRGDPLEAAYLLASRHGLRPEEAYDTVSASARAVLGLPEVRVEAGFPAELLAVRGDRLAGALSLAYSRIVVHRGRVVSRTSAVREFSDSAATAELGLPRQGRGELS comes from the coding sequence ATGCCCCCCGGACAGCCACCGCCCCCCTCCTCCTCGCCGGGTCCGTCCGGACGGACGGACCCGGACGGGCTGCTGCTCTGCGGGGCCCGGCTGACCGACGGGCGGACCGTGGACGTACGGCTGGCCGGTGAGCGCATCGAGGCGGTCGGCACCGCCGGCAGCCTCGGCGCAGGCGGCACTCGGGGCGACACGCCGCGCGTCGACCTCGGCGGCTACCTGCTCCTGCCGGCCCCGGCCGAACCCCACGCCCACGCCGACACGGCCCTGACCGCCGACAGCGGCGGGCCGGTGTCGTACGAGCCGGACGACGTCCAGCGCCGCACCACCGAGGCCGCGCTGCTGCAACTGGGTCACGGCGCGACGACCGTGCGCGCACACGTACGCGTGGGTGACGTCCAGGGGCTCGGCGTGCTCACGGCGGCCCTGCGGGCCCGGCGGTCGCTGCGCGGGCTCACCGAGCTGACGACGGTGGCGGTGCCGCGCGTGCTGACCGGGGCGGCCGGCGCGGACGGCCTGGCGATACTGCGGGACGCGGTGAAGATGGGCGCGTGCGTCGTGGGCGGCTGCCCGGACGTGGATCCGGACCCGACGGGCTATGTCGAGGCGGTCCTGGAGGTCGCCTCCGAGCACGGCTGCCCCGTGGACCTGCACACCGACGGCGCCGACCCGGCCCGGCTGGCGCGCATCGCGGCGATGGCGGGCGGGCTGCGTCCGGGAGTGACGCTGGGCCCGTGCGGCGGCCTGGCCGGGCTGCCCGCGGGGGCGGCCGGCCGGGCCGCGGACCAGCTGGCCGCGGCGGGGGTGAGGGTGGTGTGCCTGCCCCAGGGCTACTGCGGCGGCGTCGAGGGCCACGGGACGGCGCCGGTGAGGCTGCTGCGGGCGGCCGGGGTCCGGGTGGCCGCGGGCAGCGGCGCCCTGCGGGACGTGTCGAACCCGGTGGGGCGCGGCGACCCGCTGGAGGCCGCGTATCTGCTGGCCTCACGGCACGGACTGCGCCCCGAGGAGGCCTACGACACGGTGAGCGCGTCCGCCCGCGCGGTGCTCGGCCTGCCCGAGGTACGGGTGGAGGCGGGTTTCCCCGCCGAACTGCTCGCGGTACGCGGCGACCGGCTCGCGGGGGCGCTGTCGCTGGCGTACAGCCGGATCGTGGTGCACCGGGGCCGCGTGGTGTCCCGCACCAGCGCGGTACGCGAATTCTCCGACTCCGCGGCCACGGCGGAACTGGGACTGCCACGGCAGGGGCGGGGGGAGCTGTCCTGA
- the rpmG gene encoding 50S ribosomal protein L33 produces the protein MAATDVRPKITLACVECKERNYITKKNRRNNPDRLEMKKHCPRCKAHTAHRETR, from the coding sequence GTGGCTGCCACCGACGTCCGCCCGAAGATCACGCTGGCCTGCGTGGAGTGCAAGGAGCGGAACTACATCACCAAGAAGAACCGGCGGAACAACCCCGACCGGCTCGAGATGAAGAAGCACTGCCCGCGTTGCAAGGCGCACACCGCGCACCGCGAGACGCGCTGA
- a CDS encoding MaoC family dehydratase N-terminal domain-containing protein, which translates to MALDQSFVGRSYPPTDPYEVGREKIREFAEAVGDANAAYTDPEAAKELGHPDVIAPPTFVFAITFKAAGQVVQDPQLGLDYSRVVHGDQKFAYTRPVRAGDRLTVTSTIESIKSLAGNDVLDIRGEVHDETGEHVVTAWTKLVARAAEEA; encoded by the coding sequence ATGGCGCTCGACCAGTCCTTCGTGGGGCGGTCCTACCCGCCCACCGACCCCTACGAGGTGGGCCGGGAGAAGATCCGTGAGTTCGCGGAGGCGGTGGGCGACGCCAACGCGGCGTACACGGACCCGGAAGCCGCCAAGGAGCTCGGCCACCCCGATGTGATCGCCCCGCCGACCTTCGTCTTCGCGATCACCTTCAAGGCCGCCGGACAGGTCGTCCAGGACCCGCAGCTCGGCCTGGACTACAGCCGTGTGGTGCACGGCGACCAGAAGTTCGCCTACACCCGGCCCGTGCGCGCCGGCGACCGGCTCACCGTCACCTCCACCATCGAGTCGATCAAGTCCCTGGCCGGCAACGACGTCCTGGACATCCGCGGCGAGGTGCACGACGAGACGGGCGAGCACGTGGTGACCGCCTGGACCAAGCTCGTGGCCCGCGCGGCCGAGGAGGCGTGA
- a CDS encoding MaoC family dehydratase: protein MTAKIAYGDVEVGTELPAQTFPVTRATLVQYAGASGDFNPIHWNEKFAKEVGLPDVIAHGMFTMAEAVRVVTDWTGDPGAVVEYGVRFTKPVVVPNDDEGAVIEVSGKVAAKLDENTVRVDLTAMCNGQKVLGMSRAVVRLA from the coding sequence ATGACGGCGAAGATCGCCTACGGCGACGTCGAGGTCGGCACCGAGCTGCCGGCGCAGACCTTCCCCGTGACCCGGGCCACCCTCGTGCAGTACGCGGGTGCCTCCGGGGACTTCAACCCGATCCACTGGAACGAGAAGTTCGCCAAGGAGGTCGGGCTTCCGGACGTGATCGCGCACGGCATGTTCACCATGGCCGAGGCGGTCCGTGTGGTCACCGACTGGACGGGCGACCCCGGTGCGGTCGTCGAGTACGGCGTCCGCTTCACCAAGCCCGTCGTCGTCCCGAACGACGACGAGGGGGCCGTGATCGAGGTCTCCGGCAAGGTCGCGGCCAAGCTCGACGAGAACACCGTGCGGGTCGACCTGACCGCCATGTGCAACGGGCAGAAGGTCCTCGGGATGTCCCGGGCCGTCGTACGCCTGGCCTGA
- a CDS encoding UDP-N-acetylmuramate dehydrogenase has translation MQELHDAPLAPLTTFRLGGPATRLITATTDAEVIDAVREADAHGTPLLVVGGGSNLVIGDKGFDGTALRIATRGFELTGTMLELAAGEVWTDAVARTVEAGLAGIECLSGIPGSAGATPIQNVGAYGQEVSSTITEVVAYDRRDGRTVTLANEECAFSYRHSRFKSDPERYVVLRVRFRLEDADGMSAPVKYAETARVLGVGAGDRVPLATARETVLKLRAGKGMVLDPEDHDTWSAGSFFTNPILTDTDFATFRARVRERLGDGVEPPAYPAGQGHTKTSAAWLIDKAGFTKGYGTGPARISTKHTLALTNRGGATTEDLLALAREVVAGVREAFGITLVNEPVTVGVSL, from the coding sequence GTGCAGGAACTCCACGACGCGCCCCTCGCCCCGCTGACCACGTTCCGGCTGGGCGGCCCCGCGACCCGGCTGATCACCGCGACCACCGACGCCGAGGTGATCGACGCCGTCCGCGAGGCCGACGCCCACGGCACACCGCTGCTGGTCGTCGGCGGCGGCTCCAACCTGGTCATCGGCGACAAGGGCTTCGACGGCACCGCGCTGCGCATCGCCACCCGCGGCTTCGAACTCACCGGCACGATGCTGGAGCTGGCCGCAGGCGAGGTCTGGACGGACGCGGTCGCGCGCACCGTCGAGGCCGGACTCGCCGGCATCGAGTGCCTGTCCGGCATCCCCGGCTCCGCGGGCGCCACCCCGATCCAGAACGTCGGGGCGTACGGCCAGGAGGTCTCCTCGACGATCACCGAGGTCGTCGCCTACGACCGCCGTGACGGCCGCACGGTGACCCTGGCCAACGAGGAGTGCGCGTTCTCCTACCGGCACAGCCGCTTCAAGTCCGACCCCGAGCGGTACGTCGTCCTGCGCGTCCGCTTCCGGTTGGAGGACGCCGACGGGATGTCGGCGCCGGTCAAGTACGCCGAGACCGCCCGCGTCCTGGGCGTCGGGGCGGGCGACCGGGTACCGCTCGCCACCGCCCGCGAGACCGTGCTGAAGCTGCGGGCCGGGAAGGGCATGGTGCTGGACCCCGAGGACCACGACACCTGGTCCGCCGGTTCCTTCTTCACCAACCCGATTCTCACGGACACCGACTTCGCCACCTTCCGCGCACGCGTGCGGGAACGGCTCGGCGACGGCGTCGAGCCCCCCGCCTACCCGGCGGGGCAGGGGCACACCAAGACCTCCGCGGCCTGGCTGATCGACAAGGCGGGCTTCACCAAGGGATACGGCACCGGACCGGCCCGGATCTCCACCAAGCACACCCTGGCCCTGACCAACCGCGGCGGCGCGACCACCGAGGATCTGCTGGCCCTGGCCCGCGAGGTGGTGGCCGGGGTCCGTGAGGCCTTCGGCATCACTCTGGTCAACGAGCCGGTGACGGTCGGCGTGAGCCTGTAG
- a CDS encoding DsbA family protein: protein MGKQHGRRAAAAVAAAVLAGVLATGCGKGGTPAGGGEPEAAAAYTSVSEIDERLAPDGTTVRVGSPHAKTVVHLYEDLRCPVCAEFETEGGGEGLRELVLAGEVRADYTLASFLDDRLGGEGSKKAANALRAALDAGKFAEYHEVLFAHQPEEEVDGYTDAFLLDMASKVPGLRGAEFDAAVKGMKHRDFVTSSEKAFDTSGVSGTPTMKVDGRTVDAALAGGIFDKETLPLVIGALARS from the coding sequence ATGGGGAAGCAACACGGCAGACGTGCCGCCGCGGCCGTGGCCGCGGCCGTCCTGGCGGGCGTGCTCGCCACGGGATGCGGCAAGGGCGGCACACCGGCCGGGGGCGGGGAGCCGGAAGCGGCGGCGGCGTACACGAGCGTGTCGGAGATCGACGAGAGGCTCGCACCGGACGGCACCACCGTCCGCGTCGGATCCCCCCACGCCAAGACCGTCGTCCACCTGTACGAGGACCTGCGCTGCCCGGTCTGCGCGGAGTTCGAGACCGAGGGCGGCGGCGAGGGCCTGCGCGAGCTGGTCCTGGCCGGCGAGGTCCGGGCCGACTACACGCTGGCCTCCTTCCTCGACGACCGGCTCGGCGGCGAGGGCTCCAAGAAGGCCGCCAACGCCCTGCGGGCCGCCCTGGACGCGGGCAAGTTCGCCGAGTACCACGAGGTGCTCTTCGCGCACCAGCCCGAGGAGGAGGTCGACGGCTACACCGACGCCTTCCTGCTGGACATGGCCTCCAAGGTCCCGGGCCTGCGCGGGGCGGAGTTCGACGCGGCGGTCAAGGGCATGAAGCACCGCGACTTCGTGACCTCCTCCGAGAAGGCGTTCGACACGTCGGGCGTGTCCGGCACGCCCACCATGAAGGTCGACGGCAGGACCGTCGACGCGGCGCTGGCCGGCGGCATCTTCGACAAGGAGACGCTGCCCCTGGTGATCGGCGCCTTGGCCCGGTCCTGA
- a CDS encoding adenosine deaminase, with amino-acid sequence MLCSSGGLPPNPPGVRDLSELPKAHLHLHFTGSMRPTTLLELADKYGVRLPEALTAALISGEPPRLRATDERGWFRFQRLYDAARSCLREPDDIRRLVREAAEEDVKDGSGWLEIQVDPTSYAPRLGGLIPALEIILDAVETASRETGLGMRVLVAANRMKHPLDARTLARLAVRYRDRGVVGFGLSNDERRGMARDFDRAFAIARDGGLFAAPHGGELTGPSSVSDCLDDLQAHRVGHGVRAAEDPRLLSRLADRGVTCEVCPASNVALGVYDKPEDVPLRRLFEAGVPMALGADDPLLFGSRLAAQYDIARRHHAFTDAELAELARQSIRASAAPSDMREKLLSGVDDWLAG; translated from the coding sequence ATGTTGTGCTCTTCAGGGGGACTCCCCCCGAACCCCCCGGGTGTACGTGATCTCTCTGAACTGCCGAAAGCCCATCTGCACCTGCACTTCACCGGGTCGATGCGGCCCACCACCCTGCTGGAACTCGCCGACAAGTACGGCGTGCGGCTGCCCGAGGCGCTGACGGCGGCCCTGATCAGCGGGGAGCCGCCGCGGCTGCGGGCGACGGACGAACGGGGCTGGTTCCGCTTCCAGCGGCTGTACGACGCGGCACGCTCCTGCCTGCGGGAACCGGACGACATCCGGCGGCTGGTGCGGGAGGCCGCCGAGGAGGACGTCAAGGACGGCTCGGGGTGGCTGGAGATCCAGGTCGACCCGACCTCGTACGCGCCGCGCCTGGGCGGGCTGATCCCGGCGCTGGAGATCATCCTCGACGCGGTGGAGACGGCGTCGCGCGAGACGGGCCTCGGGATGCGGGTCCTGGTCGCCGCGAACCGTATGAAGCACCCCCTGGACGCCCGTACGCTGGCCCGCCTCGCGGTGCGCTACCGGGACCGCGGCGTCGTCGGCTTCGGCCTGTCGAACGACGAACGCAGGGGCATGGCACGGGACTTCGACCGGGCGTTCGCGATCGCACGGGACGGCGGCCTGTTCGCGGCCCCGCACGGCGGCGAGCTGACCGGCCCCTCCTCGGTGAGCGACTGCCTGGACGACCTCCAGGCCCACCGGGTCGGCCACGGGGTGCGCGCGGCCGAGGACCCGCGGCTGCTGAGCCGGCTGGCCGACCGTGGTGTGACCTGCGAGGTGTGCCCGGCGTCGAACGTGGCCCTCGGCGTGTACGACAAGCCCGAGGACGTCCCCCTGCGCCGGCTGTTCGAGGCGGGCGTCCCGATGGCCCTGGGCGCCGACGACCCCCTGCTGTTCGGCTCCCGGCTGGCGGCGCAGTACGACATCGCCCGCCGCCACCACGCCTTCACGGACGCCGAACTGGCGGAGCTGGCCCGCCAGTCGATCCGCGCGTCGGCGGCCCCCTCGGACATGCGGGAGAAGCTGCTGTCGGGGGTGGACGACTGGCTGGCGGGCTGA
- a CDS encoding pyridoxal phosphate-dependent aminotransferase, with the protein MSAATPPTERRVSARIGAISESATLAVDAKAKALKAAGRPVIGFGAGEPDFPTPDYIVEAAVEACRNPKYHRYTPAGGLPELKAAIAAKTLRDSGWEPDVSQILVTNGGKQAIYEAFAAILDPGDEVIVPAPYWTTYPESIRLAGGVPVEVVADETTGYRVTVEQLEAARTKKTKVVLFVSPSNPTGAVYSEAETEAIGRWALEHGLWVLTDEIYEHLVYGDAVSVSLPALLPELRDKCVVVNGVAKTYAMTGWRVGWVIGPKDVVKAATNLQSHATSNVANVSQAAALAAVSGDLEAVAKMREAFDRRRKTIVRMLNEIDGVLCPEPEGAFYAYPSVKALIGKEIRGRRPQNSVELAALILEEAEVAVVPGEAFGTPGYLRLSYALGDEDLVEGVSRIQKLLAEARD; encoded by the coding sequence ATGAGCGCTGCAACCCCTCCCACCGAGCGCCGGGTCTCCGCCCGCATCGGCGCGATCTCCGAGTCCGCCACCCTCGCCGTGGACGCCAAGGCCAAGGCCCTCAAGGCCGCCGGACGTCCCGTGATCGGCTTCGGCGCCGGAGAGCCGGACTTCCCGACCCCGGACTACATCGTCGAGGCCGCCGTCGAGGCCTGCCGGAACCCCAAGTACCACCGCTACACGCCGGCCGGCGGCCTGCCCGAGCTGAAGGCCGCGATCGCCGCGAAGACGCTGCGCGACTCCGGCTGGGAGCCGGACGTCTCGCAGATCCTGGTCACCAACGGCGGCAAGCAGGCCATCTACGAGGCGTTCGCCGCGATCCTCGACCCGGGCGACGAGGTCATCGTGCCGGCGCCGTACTGGACGACGTACCCGGAGTCGATCCGCCTGGCCGGCGGCGTCCCGGTCGAGGTCGTCGCCGACGAGACCACCGGCTACCGCGTGACGGTCGAGCAGCTGGAGGCCGCCCGCACCAAGAAGACCAAGGTCGTCCTCTTCGTCTCCCCGTCCAACCCGACCGGCGCGGTCTACTCCGAGGCCGAGACCGAGGCGATCGGCCGCTGGGCCCTCGAGCACGGCCTGTGGGTACTGACCGACGAGATCTACGAGCACCTGGTCTACGGCGACGCCGTGTCGGTGTCCCTGCCGGCGCTCCTGCCCGAGCTGCGCGACAAGTGCGTCGTCGTCAACGGCGTGGCGAAGACGTACGCCATGACGGGCTGGCGCGTGGGCTGGGTCATCGGCCCGAAGGACGTGGTCAAGGCCGCGACCAACCTCCAGTCGCACGCCACGTCGAACGTGGCGAACGTCTCCCAGGCCGCGGCCCTCGCCGCCGTCTCCGGCGACCTGGAGGCGGTCGCGAAGATGCGCGAGGCCTTCGACCGGCGACGGAAGACCATCGTGCGGATGCTCAACGAGATCGACGGCGTGCTCTGCCCGGAGCCCGAGGGCGCGTTCTACGCCTATCCGTCGGTGAAGGCGCTGATCGGCAAGGAGATCCGCGGCAGGCGCCCGCAGAACTCGGTGGAGCTGGCCGCGCTGATCCTGGAGGAGGCCGAGGTCGCGGTCGTCCCGGGCGAGGCCTTCGGCACGCCGGGCTACCTGCGCCTGTCCTACGCCCTGGGTGACGAGGACCTGGTGGAGGGCGTCAGCCGGATCCAGAAGCTGCTGGCGGAGGCGCGGGACTGA
- the secE gene encoding preprotein translocase subunit SecE translates to MTDAVGSLDTPDAQDEVTDSKKARKGGKRGKKGPLKRLALFYRQIIAELRKVVWPTRNQLTTYTTVVIVFVVIMIGLVTVIDYGLNHAAKYVFG, encoded by the coding sequence ATGACGGACGCCGTGGGCTCCCTCGACACGCCTGATGCCCAGGACGAGGTGACGGACTCCAAGAAGGCCCGCAAGGGTGGCAAGCGTGGCAAGAAGGGCCCGCTGAAGCGCCTTGCTCTCTTCTACCGTCAGATCATCGCGGAACTCCGCAAGGTCGTCTGGCCGACTCGCAATCAGCTGACGACGTACACCACCGTGGTGATTGTCTTCGTCGTCATCATGATCGGCCTGGTGACCGTGATTGACTATGGGCTCAACCACGCGGCCAAGTACGTCTTTGGCTGA